The genomic region acttgtcacaaaaatggatgtatctagacgtattttagttctatctacatccatttccgagacaagtaattccgaacggagggagtacttactcaGGGTAGCTACAAAGCCGACTGAGAAAATCGCCACCTAATCAACTAGGCCACACATTATTAATCCCTCCTCGACTAAAGTAGATACGTATGCAGTCAGTAATATCACTTGGCACTCTCAGCATTTCTGTGTTTGTTATGTGGTTTCTGAAATAGCTAATGCACAGGGAAACTGTATCATTGTTCTAAAAAATAAACATGATTATGTAGTTAATATGACTCATTGCCTGTCTTGTCAATTGGTTGTTTACTTGATTTTTTATGGACTGCTGGCTTTATTTCATTTATGAGAGCATTTCACTTTTTGCTCAACATAAATACTTGTGGTCAGTTTTACTGGAGAAATTGGCATTCCCTCTATGTAGGTATGGTATTATTCGCTTGTGAGGCATTCTGATTTTTTGCTGTACATCAGGACTGCAGATGCACAAAACATAGTGTACCAGCTCTTCCTCACTCAACATGTGGAGTTTTGCATCAAATGCCATAGCTGGAAGCATAAAGAAAAAGGTACAACCATCAAAAGGCAGCTTATCCAATCATGATTGCTCTGATGACGATGGTTCTTCATGTGCAAGTCGAGAGGAAGGCCTTGAATGCCCAATTTGCTGTGAATCCTTCAACATCGTAGAGAACGTTCCTTATGTCTTGTGGTGTGGTCACACAATGTGCAAGAACTGCATCTTAGGTCTTCAGTGGGCTGTTGTCAAGTTCCCAACCCTTCCTATCCAGCTGCCTCTCTTTGTCTCGTGTCCTTGGTGCAACCTATTATCTTTCCGGCTGGTGTACAAGGGCAACCTCAAGTTCCCACGTAAGAACTACTTTCTGCTGTGGATGGTTGAGAGCATGAATGGTGACAGAGCAAAGTTCCATTCCTCTGGTCATGAAGAGCGCCAATCAGTATGTCCCTCCAGTGGCGGCACCAGTTCCAGTCAACACCACCGAAGAACCCCTACGGCACGAGCAGAGACCTCCTCTTCTGCCAGAGATAGAAATGCCACTGCCAACACCTCCAACACTGCCAGCGTGTCTCTCCAAAAGCTTATGGTGTGCTTCGTGCAGCTGACGGCCAAGTTCCCGCTCGTGATAATGTTCCTCCTCATAGTTCTCTACGCCGTCCCTGCCAGCGCCGCGGTTCTGCTCCTGTACGTCCTTGTCACGTTTTTGTTTGCGCTGCCGTCGTTTCTGATCCTCTACTTTGCTTATCCCACCTTGGACTGGCTCGTGAGAGAGATATTCACTTGAGCCGTGCTGTTCTGAAATGTAAGTACAGTTTATATAGCTTTGTGAAGGTGAAAACAAAGCTTGGATATCTATTTCCATCCGTGGCGCCACTTTGCTGTTATGTCCTCTGTATAGATAGCCCTTTTCTGTTCCTTGTTTTATTTTTACCTCTTCTGCTCTGGCCTTTAGAGGCTGTGGTTTGCTGTAACTGTCTGCTCATTGAAATGTTGTTCTTGTTCATGAGTGCCCCAATCTTTGTAATTTTCCTTTTGTTGTGGTCAGGTGTTGTATTCCCTCCTATCCATATTTATTGTCGCTGCTCTACTAGAGGGAGTACCATGTTTTGCAGCTCTTTCGGGAATGCTTGCGTTGCAATGTTCTCATACAGTTGCTTACATTTTGGTACTGATTCTTTGCTTCGGGACATGGCTTTTGCATGTCGAAATGCGGTTCTGTAGACGTCTGCCTTCTCGGACTTGCCAACCAAACATGGAGTCGGCATTGCTGTTCATCAAGTTAACTAACGCTTTATACACTTGTGGCAGATGAGCATGTTGGCCACGGTCCTTGGCCCTGACGAACATTCTCGCTTTCGACCAGTCTGTTGCGGAGGCGGCCTACATCAAATTGAGATTCCATCAGCCATGCTCCAGCGTGTGCGGTCCGGCCGCTCCGCATGTCTTTTTtaagcatctccaacagacgcgcgACGCGCTAAAAAGTAGTTTGCAGCGCATCTATCGTCTGTAAAAGCGTGGCGGGCAGCGCTGGCTTCAGCAGCCGTGCTAAAATTTAACGCACGCGCGTAGCTTCAGCAGCCGCGTTAAAATGCAGCGCGTATCGCATGAACATTGCGTACATATTTTTAAATAAAAACGATACTAAATAAAATTCATAGATAAAAACGATACATATATATTTTACATAGTTTCACAGTATACATAGATAAAACTATGGTGCAACGACATAAAAAAAACTACTAGATAGTGCAACTACAACCTATTCtcagtcgtcatcatcatcatcatcctcgctggTCTGGTTCGAGGTATCGAGCCACATGTCGTCCCAACGAGGATCATTAGCCGAAAAGATCGACTGCCCACCATTTTCAATGATATCGCACTGCGATAGCGCCAGGGCCTTCTGCCGACGCCTCTCCAACCGATCCGCGCGGCGCTTTGCCGTCCTCTCTGCCCAGTAGGCTTGCTCGTTGGCGACGTTCTCCGGGTGGCGCCGGTGCCATTCCGCCATgcctcgctcgtcctcctcggcgatgaggaggTGGCGCTGCCGCCGAGTCTGCTCCGCACGGCCCTCGTCCGTGATAagacgaggcggaggggcgacgTCCTGCGCCTGCTGGCGCATGTACATGTCCTGGAAGTTCATCTGCGTGCGCGGCCTGTCTAGGCGCCATGCCGCCACGTCATACGCGCAGGCGGCGTCGTACGCGCAGTCTGGAAAGGTGCTGAGGTCGAGCCGGATGTCGCCGGACCGGATCTCGGCATagtaccagccgttggggcgctGGCAGACGCAGCGGTAGCCCGACACTCCTCGGCGGCGCGGCATGGTGGCGCGTCGGTGACGGGGCGCTGGAGCGGTGAGGAAGCAAAGGAAGCTACGAGGAAGCGGGAGAGGTACATGTGGATAGCCGCGCGGCGAGCGTCGCAATTTATAGACGTGCCGAAAGCGGTGCGTCAAAAGTAGCGCGCGAGCTGCCGCGCCTTTTTCCGCGCGCGCAATCGTTTCCGGCGCGCGTTAGTTTTTCGTCCTCGTTGGAGCGCGTGAAAATGTCCTCGCGTACTAAAAACCCAGTTTATCGCGCGCGCGTCTTTTGACGCGGCTGTAGAAGATGCTCTTAGATGCAGCTGCACATGCTTTGGGTCGTAGAAAGCACGAAGAGCCAATATAACACGCTGATAAGATTATGGATCTGCTACGCAACTAGGCGTCCACTCAGCTCACTTAGCATGCCGTTGTTGTGCCGCCTGCGTCCCGCCTCAACACCGAGCATCGTCAAGCTCCGGCTTCATTTGACTTGTAAGGGTGTGACCAAATCTGTGCTCCCCTCCAAGACGCTTCATCGTGGGTCTTGGACGTCGGATGTATCCGCAACTGTTGGTTTGGCACACCCGTCTGATGTGGTGCTACAGTCCGCTCTGGTGGTTCAGACTGAGCATCTGCAAGGCTTGCTGGCGTGTGTTGGGAGCATTCTACGGCAAGTAAAGGTTGCTTTGAGCAGGCTTTTTTTGGGCCGACTATGTTGCAGACCTCTCTGATGGTGCATCATCTTGGTGAGGTCGGTGTTGGCTCCGTAGAGGATACTGGAGCAGAGCTATATGGTTGTTTCTCCCCTCGTCCTCATGTTCGGGACAACTCCCAATCCATGTCTGCCTTGATCCCTATGTCGTGGCTCTGGTGCTATAGATCGTGACCGAGCTTCTGGAGCTATGCCCGAGCCTTGCTTCGCCTTTGTCAATGGAGCATACGAAGGTGGACTCGGTGATGACCTCGTGCGAGGGGTATGATTTGCCTCTATCATGTCAACAACTCAAGGTGAACTCGCCTGGGCACTAGAATGTGGCTTTGGTGCGCACTCCACCCCCAATGTCACATTGGGGCTGTTTGGATTTCGTCCTGGCCAGCCCGACCAACACAGGGCGTGCCAATATTTTGGCGAGAGAAACGGCCGCCTCCGTTCCGCCAGCTCGTGGGCGTGGAATCTGAACAGCGAGCCAAAAAATTAGTAAGGCTCCCTAGATTTGGCCACTATCCAAACGAGTGCCCATGTTTCCAGTCAACGCCCATTTTTTGGCGTCGTAGCTCTTGGCTACCATCCAAATAGCCCCATTATCCTGATGCTTTTTTCGCAAAAGGTCTTTGTGACGTGTTTGTTAGCTTGGAGCCGCTAGCCCTGGATTTGTTAGGGCAATTGCTTGCCTCCTAACGGGGACGATGCAAAAGCAAGAAGGGGGGCGGGAGCGGGCGTACGTAAGGTTGGAGGACAATTAGGGGCAAAACCGAGAGAGGGAGCTGGGAACATACTTAAGGTTAGACGAAACGTTCTACCTGCAGTAGAGATAGAGAAGAGAAAAGAAGACTGGCTAAATACATATCAGAAGGCCGACGATAGCGCAGGTCGACCATCACAAGCGACCGATCCATCACCTCGCGCTTCGCTCTTCGCATCGCTTCAGTTGCTCGATCGGCCCCACAAGTTGTCCCTATCCTTCACCGGTCATCTCCTTCCTCACGTCAAATCCCTCTTCCCCATAAGGCTCCTCTTGAGAGATGTGCTCCCCTTCTACACCCCGCCCCATCCCTGCAGAGGGATCTCTTGGTGTGGCGGCACTCCAACATTAGCTGTGGTGCCCTTCCCCACATTCTCTCATCAAGCAGGatgtcctccccccccccctcgcggtTGCAGCATCAACACATACCTCATTGGCTCACAGCGGCACCACCATTCGGCTCATACCAACACTAGATGTTGTTCCAGCACTGTTGTGCTAGGGTTGCAGCCCCGCCGCCCGATTCCAACAACACCAGCCGCCGGCCCAATAGTGCCGCCGGTAGGTTCCAGCATTTGCCGTGCTGGGGTTGCAACACTCATGTAGGCCCTCATTCCAGCAACACCGGTCGTTGTTCCAGCAATGGCGTCGGCCAATTCCAGCAACGCTAGACGTCATTCCAACATTGGTATCGACCAATCGTagcaacgcccccccccccctcccccaccgTTCCAACATCGGCGTCGGCTAGTTTCAGCAACGCCAACACCGTTCCAACATTGCCGCTGCCCTCGTTCCAGCAACACCAGCCGCCGTTCCAAAGTATGTTTTGGTGATCCGCATCGGAGTTGCCCTAGAGTACCCAGAGCGGTGTGTGGGCCCTATCGCGTAGCATGGGTGGCGAGGCGGCCAATCACGCACGAGATCGGTCAGCCGATTTGCAACGCTTTTTTTTTGTATCCTAAAGCCAGGAGAAAGGAGGGAATTTCCTTTTAGCCTTACCTTTTTCTTGGTGCAACTAGACGGAAAACCTTGGCGCTGGTGACACCGGAAAGCAGGGATGGTATGAGGATATCCACGAGTTGGCGTCACCAGACTGTGAAAGTAAGCCGGGATTGGCTAGCTAATTAATCAACAACACAGGCCATGCTAACATGCTTTGCTTTTGAGTCGGCTTAATCAAGAGCATAGGCCATGCTTTGCTTTTGAGTCGGCGTCGGATAAAGGAGGGATAGGGATTATTCGGCGGAgagataataataaataaataaagagaagtAAGGGATCATGCATGTTTCGAGGGGCCGTTGGACGGCGGCGTGCGGAGGATGGGTCACCTGCCGTCGATTCGGTTTGACGAACTCGAAGCTGGGTTCGCACTCGCACCGTTGCGGTAGGCTGTCTCTCCGTAGGGTGAGTTTGGGTTTGAAGTTGCACCCAACACCACCACACGTCCACGTAAACTTTTTGAACgcggtacagacacaagcgctcatacatacgcgcatataTTCATCCCTATATACACACACGCATATCTTATTTCTATGAGCATCTTCAAAaaactgagccgacatatcatctttaGATTTATTTCAGGATTGGTGGTGTGGCGAATGAGAACGCGCATCAAACAATCTTGATGTTTCGGCGACACGCGCAGCGACCGACGCCACGAATTAGAGGCTTCATCTTCATCCGACACTCGTTTAACGAACGGAATGACGGCGGACAACACACACACAAGCAAACTTAACCTGTCTCTTCTTTCCTCCTTTGCCGCGTGCAGTGCGTACGAGCCAGCCACACACGACACAAGTCGGCAAGCACTTTCTCTCGCGGCCTCGCCGCTGCACCGCCTTGGCATCTCTTGGTCGCGGCATCACCCAATCACAGTCAGCCGTGTGTGTGCACGTCAGCGTGATTGTGGTTGCATAGTGCGCGTATAAAAAAGGCCATGCGCTTGTGCTCACATGGTCAGGCATACATACATAGAGCCCCTAGCGAAGGCCTCTCCCCGCTGCCGACTGCAGGCTCTAAGAAACACGAGGAGCGGATCGATCCAGGGGACTAGTCTAGTTAACCGTTAACAACTTCTCGTTTCCACCATACACACAGTAGCTTTTCGTCCGGGAGAAGCAAGCATAGCAAGATCTGGCTAGCTTCTTGGGGCCGGCCAGCCGAGTTCAGGTATGTATGTGTGGCCATCGTCGCCAGTTCCTCCTTCACCGAATTGAGCTTGCCCTTTTTTCTTAAATTCTCTAGCTTGTTTTGAGATACGATTCCTTCTCTTTTAGCTTCACAATTAAGTTGAATTCAACCGCTTCCACATGCATATAGAAAGATTAGGTTAGATTAGATTGCCCGATTACTTTCCTCAAGAATATGTAAGCATGCAGCAGGGTAGCCAAATTAAGCTTAATAACGGTGCCAGGAAGAACCTCTCCAACCCAACAATTGTGTGTTTTTCCTTCTTCCATCCATCCATGGAGCTTACATACCTCAGCTACGAACAAAAATAGCAGGATATGTTCTTACCCAAGAGCAGCGTTTCCTTTCCATGAACCGCCCGTTTGCAGTATTACTCCAAAAGAAGCCGCTGTTAGCTAATTAATCAGGAGCTATAGCTAGATAAACCAGTTAACTAGTTACGCTAAATCGTGATGAGGCATGCTTGTCAGGATAGGGATAGTGTTAGGTGTACCCGTTTACCCACCAAATTGTGTTGCGCGGATGATATATAAACGTAACTGTCCTTGGACTATGCATGCAATCGTGGCCCTGTCAGATGTTGACGCTTTTGATGGAATCGGTTCATCGGTCGGTGTCACACGCGGCCGTAACAACAGTGACCAAAGTGTTCCACTCCATCTTCTTCTCCTCGATCAATTGTATTGTTTCCTTCTTTCCGTGTGGCGTCGTGTCCTGCTGTTGTAGGACTAGCGTTGCTGGTGGCGATCCGTCTGGAAGCATGCACGCATCATGGAGCTCGAATAATGCCGCAGGCCCGCGTATACCATGCCATGTTTTCcggaaaataatactccctccgtctgaaaaagcTTGTCCAAACCTTATTTCTCAAATGCATGTATGTAGCACTAACTTGATGCTGAATAAATTCATTTGAGGGgtaagctttttcggacggagggaataACCACTCACGATAATTCATGGTCTTTCTGAAGTCTCCTTACGGCTGGAATATTACTTTTATGGACAGATTACAAAATTTCATTGTTTGCATAGGTATATGTTCTGACATATCTGCTCCAATGTTTGCATAGGTGTTTGCATCGTCGCACGCAGGAAGAGGCTCCAAATGTTGCGCGAGAGATGGCAGGGACGCGTTTTTACCCTCGTCCTTCTTCTTCTCTCCAACGCGGCGTCAGGTATGTGACTACGTTTGTGCTCCGGCTTCAGCACGGGGTTGCCGGTGCAGGGTTCCATTCTGGATCTCCTTTCTGTCGCCCAAGATTCGTTACTTAACTGGACATACGTTCCcggacgtacgtacgtacgtagagCATCGTAGAAAGCAGGAAAGCATGACAGAAAGGATGTAACATGGCGGCACTACATGAGGTGGCGTCTTTTCCCAAAGACGCGACGGCACGGCACACAGACAGACAGAGTTCTATTTTCATTTTCGTTTTCTTGAAAGCGTGCAGCAGCACAAAGGGACTTTCTAAGCTGCGATGCTTGTGCGTTCCCCTTTCAAGACTCTTATCTTGCGTTGAGTCATGAGCAAAAAAGCAGAAGCAGACGCGACACGCGTACTACAAGAGCTAGCTCATCGGTTGTGGCCTCGTGTCCAAGAAACTGAATGATGCGCCTACCTAACTATCTTACGTACTACTCCTTCCGTTCTTTTTTTTAGGAAGGCCTGGCTAGCTTTATTAAAATTAAACAATGTTTACATCGTCTATGAGCTTACGAACAACACAAACACAGTCAAAAGGCTCATCCAACCAACTGAAAAAAGATTTATTACAGAAACAAAAATTAGCTAGTGCATGAGCTACTTGATTACAAAAACGATAACAATGCTTACAAATGACCTTCCCGATCAACGAACTAGTATCCACACATTCCATGAAGATTGCCGCCGATGAGTCCCACCATCTAGTTTGACCATTACAGAAGTTAATAACCTGTAGGGAGTCTGATTCCGCTTCCAACCGATTGAATCCAAGAGAATTAGCAAAAACTAGACCGTCTCTCATTACCAAAGCTTCTGTAGTGATCGCATCTGCAACGAAAGGGATAAATTTGCATTGTGCCGCCACAAAGTTTCCTCTAACATCCTGTAGTATGGCCGCTGTAGCCCCCGCACCTTCATCTGGAAAAAAGCTGCATCAACATTCAATTTAATAAATTGAGGGTCTGGCTTACTCCATTTTGCTTCAGCGAAACTAGGGGTGAGCGATGACGCCCTCTTATGATTGCTCGCAATGGATAGCACTGACAACGCCCATCTCCATTGTGGTGGAACCGATTCATTATGCGTTATTTGTCTCTGATCCACCATAGGTACCAACCTCCCACGGCTATAACCTGTTTGAAGTTCAAAGATGGATGCATAGCTACTTGTTGATCCGGCAGTGAGAGTATATATTCAAAGATGGCCGAACCTGATCTGTCAACATGTATCGCTTGGTCAATGATATGAGTTAACCCAAGATGGGACCATGCATTAGTGCACAAGAATAGCAGATGTCGGATGCCCTCGGCGCCTTGATGACAGATGGGGCATGCACCATTTGAACCAACATGCCTATTAGTAAGGATAGCTCGAAGCGGAATAATTCCTCGCAAAATTCTCCAACCAAAAATCTGCACTTTACGTGGACATTGCAGCTTCCAGAGAGTACTCCATACAGTCAAAGGGGTGGATCCACTTGGGCGCCCCATCATATTTGCATGCCGCCGAAAAGTATGCCTTCCGTTCTTAAATACATAAGTCTTCTTAAAGATTCCATTATAGACTACATACCAATGGCGTAGCCAGCCCAATAAACCAAGGTGGTC from Triticum aestivum cultivar Chinese Spring chromosome 4A, IWGSC CS RefSeq v2.1, whole genome shotgun sequence harbors:
- the LOC123085038 gene encoding uncharacterized protein — its product is MWSFASNAIAGSIKKKVQPSKGSLSNHDCSDDDGSSCASREEGLECPICCESFNIVENVPYVLWCGHTMCKNCILGLQWAVVKFPTLPIQLPLFVSCPWCNLLSFRLVYKGNLKFPRKNYFLLWMVESMNGDRAKFHSSGHEERQSVCPSSGGTSSSQHHRRTPTARAETSSSARDRNATANTSNTASVSLQKLMVCFVQLTAKFPLVIMFLLIVLYAVPASAAVLLLYVLVTFLFALPSFLILYFAYPTLDWLVREIFT